Proteins encoded within one genomic window of Ammonifex degensii KC4:
- a CDS encoding coenzyme F420-0:L-glutamate ligase, which yields MFVAKIPIRTHIITDQDDIVEVARRYTEGIALPGDVIALAESVVAISQGRAILPETVKPGWLARFLCRFPNKSGSLATPAAMQLALEEVGSLRVLAGCAAAAVGKLLRRKGWFYLVAGRELALIDDIAGTMYPYERHIILGPKEPQKVVEAVKRATGAEAVIADVNDLGCVDILGITCPELYREVQEALRDNPFGNEDEQTPIVVLKRG from the coding sequence ATGTTTGTGGCTAAAATACCCATCAGGACCCATATCATCACCGACCAGGACGACATCGTGGAAGTGGCCCGCAGGTACACTGAGGGCATAGCTCTACCGGGGGACGTCATTGCCCTGGCTGAAAGTGTGGTAGCTATATCGCAAGGGCGGGCCATACTGCCGGAGACTGTGAAACCAGGCTGGCTGGCCCGTTTTCTCTGCCGCTTCCCCAACAAGTCTGGCAGCCTGGCCACTCCTGCCGCCATGCAGCTTGCCTTAGAAGAAGTAGGGTCGTTGCGGGTACTAGCCGGTTGTGCCGCCGCCGCAGTGGGTAAGCTTTTGCGGCGCAAAGGATGGTTTTATCTAGTGGCCGGACGGGAGCTGGCTTTGATCGACGACATAGCTGGCACCATGTATCCCTACGAGCGCCACATAATCTTGGGGCCGAAGGAGCCGCAAAAAGTGGTGGAGGCCGTCAAGAGGGCCACCGGTGCGGAGGCGGTCATCGCCGACGTCAACGATCTCGGCTGCGTGGATATCTTAGGCATTACTTGTCCGGAGCTTTACCGCGAAGTGCAGGAGGCCTTACGGGACAATCCCTTCGGCAACGAAGACGAGCAGACTCCTATTGTCGTCCTCAAGAGAGGCTGA
- a CDS encoding hydrogenase iron-sulfur subunit: MAEDMVREEKMEEEEHEPLILMFATERCAYPCADVAGLSKISYPPNVRLIRVRCCLMISPDLVLEAFRKGVDGIIIGTCYPPDCAFKEGVERTRERMKKLAPKLREMGIEIDRLRVEAICSVCTNVFKQVTEEMTEILKLLGPTPYAEERMRLRKEKEAG; this comes from the coding sequence TTGGCAGAAGATATGGTTCGGGAGGAAAAGATGGAGGAAGAAGAGCACGAACCCTTGATCCTGATGTTTGCCACCGAACGTTGCGCCTATCCCTGTGCCGATGTTGCAGGGCTCAGCAAGATAAGTTACCCGCCGAACGTTCGCCTTATTCGGGTGCGGTGTTGTCTCATGATTTCTCCGGACCTAGTGCTAGAGGCCTTCCGCAAAGGGGTGGATGGAATAATCATCGGCACTTGCTATCCTCCAGACTGCGCCTTCAAGGAAGGGGTGGAGCGGACCCGCGAGCGCATGAAGAAGCTGGCTCCCAAGCTTAGAGAGATGGGGATCGAGATAGATCGCTTGCGGGTGGAGGCCATCTGCAGCGTCTGTACCAACGTCTTTAAGCAGGTGACGGAGGAAATGACGGAGATCCTCAAACTGCTTGGGCCCACGCCTTATGCTGAAGAACGGATGAGACTAAGAAAAGAGAAGGAGGCAGGGTAA
- a CDS encoding CoB--CoM heterodisulfide reductase iron-sulfur subunit A family protein — protein sequence MGAKDVLVIGGGIAGVQAALDLADQGFKVYLVEKEPSIGGRMIQLQKVFPTMDCPSCIFTPKMVAVSNHPQIELLTYTEVDEVKREGKTFQVTLHKKARYVDEERCVGCGICENNCPVDVPSEFDNYLGARKAIYIPFAQAVPKVAVVDLDNCVLCGVCERVCPAKAVDFTQRPQTIKVEVGAIIVATGFKLYDLSRLEHFGGGKYSNVIPSLTMDRLLIPNGPYGVLIRPSDGKIPRRVAFVLCVGSRARNPLVGYPYCSRVCCMYTIRQAQSTILNLRKVEVDVYYMDIRAYGKGFEEFYRRAEGVGVRFIKGRVARITEKKNGNLVLRAEIIAGKDSRIVEEEYEMVVLALGIRPQHQALARLLPDLDVDEYGFVKTVSPKLDPTATNIPGVFVAGVAEGPKDIVDTVMQASAAAMRASAYISRL from the coding sequence TTGGGTGCCAAAGATGTGCTGGTTATCGGCGGGGGTATTGCCGGGGTGCAGGCGGCTCTAGACTTGGCCGACCAGGGATTCAAAGTTTACCTGGTGGAGAAAGAGCCCAGCATAGGCGGCCGGATGATCCAACTGCAAAAAGTCTTCCCTACCATGGACTGTCCGAGCTGCATCTTTACCCCTAAGATGGTGGCCGTATCTAACCACCCCCAGATAGAGTTACTTACCTATACGGAAGTGGATGAAGTAAAGCGAGAAGGCAAAACTTTTCAAGTAACGCTTCACAAAAAGGCCCGCTACGTGGACGAAGAGCGCTGTGTGGGCTGCGGCATCTGCGAGAACAACTGTCCGGTAGATGTTCCCAGCGAGTTTGACAACTACTTAGGAGCACGGAAGGCCATCTATATCCCCTTTGCCCAGGCGGTGCCCAAGGTGGCGGTGGTGGATCTAGATAACTGCGTGCTTTGCGGGGTCTGTGAACGGGTCTGCCCGGCCAAAGCTGTGGATTTTACCCAGAGACCGCAAACTATTAAGGTCGAAGTGGGGGCAATAATTGTCGCCACCGGATTCAAACTTTACGATCTCAGCCGCCTGGAGCACTTCGGGGGAGGAAAGTACAGTAATGTCATACCTTCACTGACTATGGATCGGCTCCTGATCCCCAACGGCCCTTACGGAGTGCTGATTCGTCCTTCCGACGGCAAGATACCCAGGCGGGTAGCTTTTGTCCTCTGCGTCGGTTCAAGGGCCCGCAACCCCCTGGTGGGTTACCCCTATTGCTCCCGAGTTTGCTGTATGTATACCATTCGCCAGGCCCAGTCTACCATTCTCAACCTGCGAAAAGTAGAAGTAGATGTTTACTACATGGACATTCGCGCCTACGGCAAGGGCTTTGAGGAATTTTACCGGCGGGCAGAAGGAGTAGGGGTACGCTTTATCAAGGGACGGGTGGCCCGGATTACGGAGAAGAAAAACGGCAACCTCGTGCTTAGAGCCGAAATCATCGCCGGAAAGGATTCGCGTATCGTAGAGGAAGAGTACGAGATGGTGGTTCTTGCCCTGGGCATCCGGCCCCAGCACCAAGCCCTGGCCCGGCTGCTACCGGATCTAGATGTAGACGAGTACGGCTTTGTGAAAACCGTTTCGCCGAAGCTGGATCCCACGGCTACCAATATCCCGGGGGTTTTTGTAGCCGGGGTGGCGGAGGGGCCTAAAGACATTGTGGATACAGTTATGCAAGCCAGCGCTGCTGCCATGCGGGCTTCAGCCTATATATCCAGACTTTGA
- a CDS encoding CoB--CoM heterodisulfide reductase iron-sulfur subunit A family protein, whose translation MPEEIKVGVYVCHCGGNISDVVNVGEVAAYASGLEGVAVARDYIFMCSNPGQGLIEKHIRQGRINRVVVACCSPRLHEATFRKALARAGLNPYLLEIANIREQCSWAHPDNPYRATEKAKDLVRMAVAKVKLAKPLENVRVPARPEVLVVGGGVAGLRAGLDLAERGFQVHIIEQSPFFGGRMAQLARVYPTEEEAPALLKKLFQKVAGHPRIRLYPATTLEEVEGFVGNWEVKIKQRPSLVDEKCDRCGRCEEVCPVEVPDPFNYGLSSRKAIYFPYRDAFPSRYAIDLDHCTRCGECVKACPRGLIKLDREEQTYSLSVGAIILATGFAPYEPKEGEYGYKVFPEVITLPQLVRLLSSSGPTRGELRLPRAPNTAQIKSVVFINCVGSRQLPKEGEKVNKYCSRYCCTAALQTAREVKRRYPETRIFVAYQDIRTYCRDCEDYYEGASNDGVVFLRYLPKEPPVVKRENGRLVVEVKDQLTFGETVTVPADLVVLVVGMEPSEGTKEMAAKLRLPVGEDGFLLEVHPKLRPVEVGVEGLFVAGTAQGPKDITETTLSASAAAVRASVLLARGQVELEPFVAEVYPERCNGCGICVEECSYGALKLKDGKVEVNEAVCQGCGACAAMCPQRALGVRGYTIDQFAAMIDAAVEEGVR comes from the coding sequence GTGCCGGAGGAAATCAAGGTAGGAGTTTATGTCTGCCACTGTGGTGGCAATATCTCAGATGTGGTGAACGTTGGCGAAGTTGCTGCCTATGCTTCCGGCCTTGAAGGCGTGGCAGTAGCTCGCGATTACATCTTTATGTGCTCCAATCCCGGGCAGGGCTTAATAGAAAAGCACATTCGCCAAGGACGGATAAACCGGGTGGTGGTGGCCTGTTGCTCGCCCAGGTTGCATGAGGCTACTTTCCGCAAGGCGCTGGCTCGGGCTGGGCTCAACCCTTATCTTCTGGAAATCGCCAACATTCGGGAACAGTGTAGCTGGGCTCATCCTGACAATCCTTACCGGGCTACAGAGAAAGCTAAGGATCTTGTCCGCATGGCGGTAGCCAAGGTGAAGCTGGCCAAGCCTCTGGAAAATGTTCGGGTACCTGCCCGTCCCGAAGTTTTGGTAGTAGGTGGAGGGGTGGCGGGCCTGAGAGCAGGGCTGGATCTGGCCGAGCGTGGCTTCCAAGTGCACATAATCGAGCAGTCTCCTTTCTTCGGGGGCAGGATGGCGCAACTCGCGCGCGTTTATCCTACCGAAGAGGAAGCCCCTGCTTTGCTCAAAAAGCTCTTCCAAAAAGTGGCGGGACATCCCCGCATAAGGCTTTACCCTGCTACTACCCTGGAAGAAGTGGAAGGCTTCGTCGGTAACTGGGAGGTAAAGATTAAGCAACGTCCTTCTCTAGTAGACGAAAAATGTGACCGTTGCGGACGCTGCGAGGAAGTTTGCCCTGTAGAAGTTCCCGACCCCTTCAATTACGGGCTTTCCTCGCGCAAGGCTATTTATTTCCCTTACCGCGATGCCTTCCCTTCCCGGTACGCCATAGATTTAGATCACTGCACCAGGTGCGGCGAGTGCGTCAAAGCTTGTCCCCGGGGTCTCATCAAGCTCGACCGGGAAGAGCAAACTTACTCGCTCTCGGTGGGGGCTATCATTCTGGCCACAGGTTTTGCTCCTTACGAGCCCAAAGAAGGAGAGTACGGGTACAAGGTCTTCCCTGAGGTTATCACCCTTCCTCAGTTGGTCCGGCTCCTTTCTTCTTCTGGCCCCACGCGGGGAGAACTCCGGCTGCCTCGGGCTCCTAATACTGCTCAAATAAAAAGTGTGGTTTTTATCAACTGCGTAGGTAGCCGGCAGCTCCCTAAAGAAGGAGAAAAGGTTAACAAATACTGTTCCCGCTACTGCTGTACGGCAGCTTTGCAGACGGCTCGTGAGGTAAAGCGCCGTTACCCGGAAACCCGTATTTTTGTGGCCTACCAGGACATCCGCACCTACTGCCGGGACTGTGAGGACTACTACGAAGGGGCTTCTAACGATGGAGTCGTATTTCTCCGCTACCTGCCTAAGGAGCCACCGGTAGTCAAGCGTGAGAATGGACGTCTGGTGGTGGAAGTCAAAGATCAGCTGACTTTCGGCGAGACGGTGACTGTTCCCGCCGACCTGGTGGTGCTGGTGGTGGGGATGGAGCCGAGCGAAGGAACGAAGGAAATGGCGGCCAAGCTTAGGCTACCGGTGGGCGAGGACGGCTTCCTTCTCGAAGTCCATCCCAAGTTAAGACCGGTAGAGGTGGGGGTGGAGGGGCTCTTCGTGGCCGGCACCGCTCAGGGGCCAAAAGATATCACCGAGACAACCCTGTCAGCCAGCGCAGCGGCAGTTAGAGCTTCTGTCCTGCTGGCGCGGGGGCAGGTAGAGCTCGAACCCTTTGTGGCTGAGGTTTATCCGGAGCGCTGCAATGGCTGCGGCATCTGCGTGGAAGAGTGCAGTTACGGAGCGCTTAAGCTGAAGGACGGTAAGGTGGAGGTGAACGAGGCGGTTTGCCAGGGCTGTGGGGCCTGTGCCGCCATGTGTCCTCAGAGAGCCCTAGGGGTGAGGGGATACACCATAGATCAGTTTGCGGCCATGATCGACGCGGCAGTGGAGGAGGGGGTGCGTTAG
- a CDS encoding FaeA/PapI family transcriptional regulator → MAEEKQNERKSTVAAMRARRTVPEEKREVVRVATKEKNQILAAIKEAGTSLTVPEIAAKTGISTDKIMRYLASLRKYGKVKEEFTKGDYYTYALVEVKKEL, encoded by the coding sequence ATGGCCGAGGAGAAGCAAAACGAGCGCAAAAGCACGGTAGCAGCTATGCGGGCACGACGTACAGTGCCCGAGGAGAAGCGAGAGGTTGTGCGGGTGGCGACGAAAGAAAAAAACCAGATTCTGGCCGCTATCAAGGAAGCGGGAACTTCCTTGACCGTCCCAGAAATAGCAGCCAAAACCGGTATCTCCACAGACAAAATCATGCGCTACTTGGCCTCCTTGCGCAAGTACGGCAAGGTTAAAGAAGAATTCACTAAAGGGGACTATTACACCTATGCCCTAGTGGAGGTGAAGAAAGAGTTATGA
- a CDS encoding 4Fe-4S dicluster domain-containing protein, with amino-acid sequence MSLEAQPEFLTEELIRWGARRGKACFNCGNCSAICPLAETNPFYPRQIIRYAQLGATKKILGSPAIWLCYHCGECTTMCPRQADPGEVIMSLRRWAIAQYDWTGLGKVLYRSPILSLIFYLAATVLASLVLYFFHGPMDMERVRLNLFLPTHLIDICGLSLGALVLFSLGINLYRMNFWYRSEYKSVPLDLGALLRTFWEEVVMQNRYRKCEDKSKWLMHVAIVNGFLLLFLTTALAFLLNPEGDPGKVPLFIRVLGTIGGFSLVFGASIAGWRRFTGEEVYNHFTDWIFLKLVLMAGLTGLILELLVALNLPLASYLVYALHLIVVFLLILTAPYSKFAHALYRFLAVYAFHLEKKEQATPGTAET; translated from the coding sequence ATGAGTTTGGAGGCACAGCCCGAATTCCTGACCGAAGAGCTAATCCGTTGGGGAGCTCGCCGGGGAAAGGCCTGCTTTAACTGCGGCAACTGCTCGGCCATTTGCCCTTTGGCGGAGACCAACCCCTTTTACCCGCGTCAGATCATTCGCTACGCTCAACTCGGGGCTACGAAAAAGATCCTTGGTTCACCTGCTATCTGGCTTTGCTACCACTGCGGCGAGTGCACTACTATGTGCCCGCGTCAGGCTGATCCGGGCGAAGTGATAATGTCTCTGAGGCGTTGGGCCATAGCCCAGTATGATTGGACTGGCCTAGGTAAGGTACTTTACCGTTCTCCTATACTAAGCCTCATTTTCTACTTGGCCGCCACCGTCCTGGCCAGCCTGGTGCTTTACTTCTTCCATGGCCCAATGGACATGGAAAGAGTCAGGCTTAACCTGTTCCTTCCCACTCACCTTATAGATATTTGCGGTCTGTCGCTGGGGGCTCTGGTACTCTTCAGCTTGGGAATTAACCTTTACCGCATGAATTTTTGGTACAGGTCGGAGTACAAATCCGTGCCCTTAGATCTGGGAGCGCTGCTGCGCACCTTCTGGGAAGAAGTGGTGATGCAAAACCGGTATCGAAAATGCGAGGACAAATCTAAATGGCTAATGCACGTGGCCATAGTAAACGGCTTCCTGCTCCTCTTCCTGACCACAGCCCTGGCTTTTCTCCTCAACCCGGAAGGAGATCCGGGAAAGGTACCGCTGTTTATACGGGTGCTGGGAACAATCGGAGGTTTTTCGCTGGTCTTCGGTGCTTCGATAGCTGGCTGGCGTCGCTTCACCGGTGAAGAAGTTTATAACCACTTTACCGACTGGATTTTCTTGAAACTGGTTCTGATGGCAGGACTCACCGGGCTGATTTTAGAGCTGCTTGTGGCACTAAACCTGCCTCTGGCAAGTTACCTGGTCTACGCCTTGCACCTGATCGTGGTGTTCCTGCTTATCCTGACGGCACCTTACAGCAAGTTTGCCCACGCCCTCTATCGCTTCCTAGCGGTTTACGCCTTTCATCTGGAGAAAAAGGAACAGGCGACTCCTGGAACAGCTGAGACCTAG
- the cmr1 gene encoding type III-B CRISPR module RAMP protein Cmr1 has product MRNKQYEWHLKALTDIWTGDVDRESKRLILTGLLGSIRWWFEVLVRGLGGKACDPTVDGVRCPDEKGHRCVVCKLFGCTGWARKFRLMVLSENGDIIQNRIQAGQTFILRFIPLRPIHDEEWCLLDATLRLIANYGAMGGKTVFKPSDEEGRERVHHHQDFGIVQYVQGPKDWKCTKTLEDIKAYVTGSHWRQVPHSYRDSQGREHDFSWASLQNFWCVKGRYLARQDANTSSFNFVIGRPEPKNVSSQGDSWLAGKRPDRQRNVEPESKKVFSFKEPEAARRTFGFVQDKEGFSPILQKLEILRDGDGDGRQPDPVWSDFDPDTEFMKGNRILKELFSRREGE; this is encoded by the coding sequence ATGAGAAATAAACAATACGAATGGCATTTGAAAGCTCTCACTGATATCTGGACTGGCGACGTCGATCGAGAAAGTAAGCGGCTCATCCTAACAGGCCTTTTGGGCTCCATCCGCTGGTGGTTCGAGGTGCTGGTGCGAGGACTGGGGGGAAAAGCGTGCGACCCTACGGTAGATGGTGTGCGCTGTCCGGATGAAAAAGGCCATCGTTGTGTGGTGTGCAAACTTTTCGGCTGCACCGGCTGGGCCCGCAAGTTCCGGCTGATGGTGTTGAGTGAGAATGGGGACATCATTCAAAACCGGATTCAGGCTGGCCAGACCTTCATCTTGCGTTTTATCCCCCTGCGCCCCATCCACGACGAGGAATGGTGCCTACTGGACGCTACTTTGCGCCTGATTGCCAACTACGGTGCCATGGGTGGAAAGACAGTGTTCAAGCCGTCTGACGAAGAGGGGCGAGAGCGTGTCCATCATCATCAGGATTTTGGCATCGTGCAATATGTGCAAGGCCCAAAGGACTGGAAATGCACGAAGACGCTTGAAGACATCAAGGCTTACGTAACCGGCAGCCACTGGCGCCAGGTGCCTCATTCGTACCGAGACTCTCAGGGCCGCGAGCACGACTTCTCCTGGGCCTCGTTGCAAAACTTCTGGTGCGTGAAGGGGCGGTATCTGGCGAGGCAGGATGCAAACACAAGTTCGTTCAATTTCGTTATTGGCCGTCCAGAGCCCAAAAACGTGTCGTCTCAAGGCGATTCCTGGCTTGCTGGAAAGCGCCCTGACCGACAGCGTAATGTCGAGCCTGAGAGCAAGAAAGTTTTCAGTTTCAAAGAGCCCGAGGCCGCACGCCGGACCTTCGGCTTTGTGCAGGATAAGGAGGGGTTCTCTCCGATATTACAAAAGTTGGAAATCCTAAGAGATGGCGACGGAGATGGGAGACAGCCAGATCCAGTATGGAGTGATTTCGATCCTGACACAGAATTTATGAAGGGCAACCGGATATTGAAAGAACTGTTTAGCAGGAGGGAAGGAGAATGA
- a CDS encoding RAMP superfamily CRISPR-associated protein, whose translation MTWDYYIHVEQKIEAETSSLSQLEARLETANRRERRQVRGQIEEKVNNTCEAWRQDIGDDLVRTLVTQLLDDVSTWWFVERFPCKEEARTKVYIPITQKLTISDPGKVCEDIDFRLDFQNLPLRNWLAFQVDFELLTPWYSKDDRVFHILDNPLRKDRVFGVPFMAASSWKGMLRWVFLLVNKLIGPEQEKDEAKREKAKAMELHLFGNEKDEEKNFHQGALVFYPTWFNKIGFEVINPHSRERRAGTKPIYYEVVPPGAKGTLSLLYAPWPGMKPSANPRDVLPGLLEAIETLLTTYGISAKRTVGWGTAKILEWRVYRKGKESQGATRGEWEKEKAESKKEFWYFFWEHKVLPLLGEECVS comes from the coding sequence ATGACGTGGGATTACTACATCCACGTTGAGCAAAAGATAGAGGCGGAGACAAGTAGTCTTTCTCAATTGGAAGCCCGACTTGAGACAGCTAATCGGCGAGAACGACGGCAGGTCAGAGGACAGATCGAGGAGAAAGTAAATAACACCTGTGAAGCCTGGAGGCAAGATATAGGGGATGACCTAGTACGAACACTCGTTACGCAGCTCTTGGATGATGTTTCTACATGGTGGTTCGTCGAACGATTTCCATGTAAAGAAGAAGCTCGGACAAAGGTCTACATACCAATTACTCAGAAATTGACCATAAGTGATCCAGGTAAAGTTTGTGAGGATATTGACTTCCGTCTAGATTTCCAAAACCTGCCATTACGGAATTGGCTCGCCTTTCAAGTAGACTTCGAACTCCTCACCCCCTGGTACTCCAAAGACGACCGGGTTTTTCACATCCTGGACAACCCACTGCGCAAGGATCGGGTGTTCGGGGTGCCTTTTATGGCTGCCTCTTCCTGGAAGGGGATGCTGCGCTGGGTTTTTCTACTCGTCAACAAGCTGATTGGTCCCGAGCAGGAAAAGGACGAAGCTAAGAGGGAAAAAGCGAAGGCAATGGAATTGCACCTTTTCGGCAACGAGAAGGACGAAGAGAAAAATTTCCACCAGGGTGCGCTGGTCTTCTACCCTACCTGGTTCAACAAAATTGGCTTTGAGGTTATCAACCCCCACAGCCGGGAGCGCCGCGCCGGAACGAAGCCTATCTACTACGAGGTAGTGCCACCCGGAGCGAAAGGCACGCTTTCGCTCCTTTATGCTCCCTGGCCGGGGATGAAGCCGTCGGCGAATCCCAGGGATGTCCTGCCAGGACTGCTGGAAGCCATCGAGACTCTGCTCACCACCTACGGCATCTCGGCCAAACGAACCGTGGGCTGGGGTACCGCAAAGATTCTGGAATGGCGGGTCTATCGGAAAGGGAAGGAGAGTCAAGGAGCGACCCGAGGAGAGTGGGAAAAAGAAAAAGCTGAAAGCAAAAAGGAGTTTTGGTACTTTTTCTGGGAGCATAAAGTGTTACCTCTGCTTGGGGAGGAATGTGTCTCATGA